The nucleotide sequence TATCAACCTATGATAACCAAAACAATAACCACTTTGAAATTAAGTACTAACTGTAACTACAAaatgatatttcttaaaattcaTCATCAGTTTGTGTTTATGTGTCAGATATTGATACCTGTAAAAATCGTAGCCACCAATGAGCTTCCATCGTTTCACCACGTAGTCTCCCAATCTTCAACAGATGACGGATGGGGAACAACTGCCTTCTCCATGGAGCGGTAGGTTACATGGTGATCCATCCACAGTTTGTGCCGTCTTGCTCCAACTGCAACATGCCTCTCCTCCACTCCCTCTGTGCTTCCTCCTCCCTTATCCTtcccaccaccaccgccgccgccgcccagtTAGCCGCAAAGCCGTCGGTGCTCAGCCCAGCTCCAAGCAGCAGCAGTAAAGACTTCGCCGTCCCGATTCCGGGCCTTCCAACTCACGTCAAGGAGAAGATCCTCATCCTGGAGGTGATGGGCGTGGACGCCGGCCGGGCCCTCTCGCTCAACCCGGCGCTCCGCACTGCCAGCCTCGACTCCGTCCACTCCGTCATCGCCTACCTCCTCTCCAAGGGCATCCACCACAAGGACCTGGGCCGCATCCTGGGCATGTGCCCCCGGATCCTGACTTCCAGCGTCCGCGCCGACCTCGGCCCCGTCTTCGCCTTCATCTCCCGGGACCTCGGCGTCCCCGACTCCGGCTTCCGGCGGGTCATCAACAAGTGCCCCCGGCTGCTAGCCTCCAGCGTCGGCGACCAGCTCAAGCCCGCCCTCGACTACCTCCGGCGGCTGGGCTTCACGGACACCAACGCGCTCGCTTACCACGACCCCGTTCTTCTGGTCTCCAGCGTGGAGAAGACCCTGATCCCCAAGCTGCAGTACCTGGTGGGGTTGGGCATGTCGAGGGAGGAGGCGGTGGGGATGGTGCTAAGGTGCCCGGGGCTGTTCACCTTCAGCATCGACAGGAACTTCAAGCCCAAGTACGAGTACTTGATCGGGCAGATGGGGAGGAGCTTGCAGGACCTCAAGGACTTCCCCCAGTACTTTGCTTTCAGCTTGGAGAAGAGGATCAAGCGCAGGCATCAGGAGCTGAGACACAGCGGGCTTACCCTGCCCTTGTCTACCATGCTCAAGAGCACCGATGAGGAGCTCAAGCAGttggtagagaagaagaagaagaacactcGGATTCCAATATAAGCAGTCAACCCCACTTGTAGATAAGTGACTGTGAAGTGGGATAGGAGTCTAGTAATTGTTATATACTGATCAAAAAATTGATCGAGAAATAAGAAGAGCACATAAGGGTCTCGTTTAGCTTGCATGGCTCTCCACAGTATATTCTGCAAGGTTTTCAAGGAAACATAGCAGCTTCCAGCTTCTGACTTCTCTCGTTTCAGAACAGACATTTTCTAATATTTTGAAGTATTGCACAAACAATTACCTTCCGAGTTGGAATGAGATAAATTCGTTGCCATACAAACAATTCATCACATCAGATTAAACTGCCGACAAATTGCATGAAAGGAGGGGCATGCAAATGAAAGAAAGAAGATATGCACGGAAGAAATTATCAGAAAAGTTATGTCATGTAATGATCCTCGTTTGATCTTTATGCTTCCTATGTAACAAACTAAATGTGGAGGATCTGTTGAAAAATCAAAATAGATTTACATTACTTTTACAACTAGGGGGCAATGTGGTTCCAGCAAAATCACACCCAAATTTGGTATCCCCCCCCCCATAAAAATTGCACTGAAGAATCAGCACTGAAGAATCAACAAGAAATCAGATACTGAACGTCACCTTGTCATCTAAAGTTGCAGCACTGATCTCGACCGTGTGACAAATTTTCCCATGAGCATATCATTTGCCTGGGTGACTGGTAATGTGCCGTAAAATGGTTTTCCATGCATCCATACTGGCAGAGCTTCCAGctgtggtgatggtggtggtgttGAACTCTTCAACCCACATACCCATGCTTATATCTTCCATCTTGAATCACCCAAATTTGATATCCCCCTAGAAAATTGCACTGAAGAATCAATAAGAAATCAGATGGTGAACATCACCTTGTCATCTAAAGTTGCAGCACTGAGCTCGACCGTGTGACAATTTTTCCCATAAGCATATCATTTGCCTGGGTGACTGGTAATGTGCTGTAAAATAGTTTTCCATGCATCCAGACTGGCAGAACTTCCAGCTGTGGGAATACTGAATGGTGGTGGTTGTGGTGGTGTTGAACTCTTCAACCCACATACCCATGCTTACATCTTCCATCTTGAATAGCTGCAAATTATATGTGT is from Musa acuminata AAA Group cultivar baxijiao chromosome BXJ1-6, Cavendish_Baxijiao_AAA, whole genome shotgun sequence and encodes:
- the LOC135677124 gene encoding transcription termination factor MTEF1, chloroplastic-like — encoded protein: MGNNCLLHGAVGYMVIHPQFVPSCSNCNMPLLHSLCASSSLILPTTTAAAAQLAAKPSVLSPAPSSSSKDFAVPIPGLPTHVKEKILILEVMGVDAGRALSLNPALRTASLDSVHSVIAYLLSKGIHHKDLGRILGMCPRILTSSVRADLGPVFAFISRDLGVPDSGFRRVINKCPRLLASSVGDQLKPALDYLRRLGFTDTNALAYHDPVLLVSSVEKTLIPKLQYLVGLGMSREEAVGMVLRCPGLFTFSIDRNFKPKYEYLIGQMGRSLQDLKDFPQYFAFSLEKRIKRRHQELRHSGLTLPLSTMLKSTDEELKQLVEKKKKNTRIPI